From a single Brassica oleracea var. oleracea cultivar TO1000 chromosome C5, BOL, whole genome shotgun sequence genomic region:
- the LOC106292274 gene encoding glutathione S-transferase T3-like, which yields MDYNPYQNFVDLLQSQQESSTGLESSSILPFGTHASEGSNFEQHSPATRTPIRAWTPTDDVVLISSWLNTSKDPVVGNEQRSVAFWKRVASYFSASPKLAGCEKREPSQSHKIFFNNHKKRFTLEHAWKELRNEQKWCELSTVKNEGISKKKKCEDGFDSASSQAATGVDEEGAIRPPGVKAAKARGKKTMVEGKDLSDFQSMWSIKKEDLVMKERLSKMKLLESLIAKQVPLADYEEALKKKLIDELMSNGRVLGLVVWDGRVLVLVALYLVIGYVSAMLRVKESRAKKVLHQLGVLCTERSSVAL from the exons ATGGATTATAATCCTTATCAAAATTTTGTTGATCTTCTTCAAAGTCAACAAGAATCTTCCACTGGTTTAGAATCTTCTTCTATTCTGCCATTTGGCACTCACGCTTCTGAAGGTTCTAACTTCGAACAACACAGTCCTGCAACGCGTACACCAATAAGGGCGTGGACACCAACAGATGATGTCGTTCTCATAAGCTCGTGGCTAAACACGAGTAAAGATCCCGTTGTAGGGAATGAGCAACGATCTGTTGCTTTCTGGAAACGAGTAGCATCGTACTTCTCGGCGAGCCCCAAGCTAGCAGGCTGTGAAAAAAGAGAGCCATCTCAAT CCCACAAAATTTTCTTCAACAACCATAAGAAGAGGTTCACGCTTGAACATGCTTGGAAGGAGCTCCGCAATGAACAAAAGTGGTGTGAGCTTTCGACAGTAAAAAATGAAGGAATCTCCAAAAAGAAGAAGTGTGAGGATGGTTTTGATTCGGCAAGCTCTCAAGCTGCGACTGGGGTCGATGAGGAAGGAGCCATTCGTCCCCCGGGTGTTAAGGCAGCAAAAGCCCGGGGTAAGAAGACGATGGTTGAGGGGAAGGACTTGTCTGACTTTCAGTCTATGTGGAGCATCAAGAAGGAGGATCTGGTGATGAAGGAAAGACTCTCCAAGATGAAGCTACTTGAGAGTCTTATTGCAAAACAAGTACCGCTAGCTGATTATGAAGAAGCTCTGAAGAAGAAGCTCATAGATGAGTTGATGTCTA ATGGTCGTGTTCTTGGTCTTGTTGTTTGGGATGGTCGTGTTCTTGTTCTTGTTGCATTGTATCTGGTTATTGGTTATGTCTCGGCCAT GTTACGAGTGAAAGAATCACGGGCGAAGAAGGTTCTGCATCAGCTTGGAGTTTTGTGCACAGAGAGATCATCAGTCGCCTTGTAA